Proteins co-encoded in one Haladaptatus sp. ZSTT2 genomic window:
- a CDS encoding FAD-binding oxidoreductase: MAKVGRTTDGATPVELTDDAIQAFEARFAGPVITPGDSAYDETRALWNGVIDKRPALIAQCTGTADVVEAVALAREHDLSVAVRGGGHNVAGYASVDDGLVIDLSPMTGVFVDHEARTVRVQGGATLGQVDRETQLFGLATPLGVVSATGVAGLSLNGGLGHLRRKYGLACDNIVSAEIVTADGQVRTATVDQNDDLFWAIRGGGGNFGIVTSFEFRLYEVGPEMPTLFIWYHGDDAVSVLKAYREYTKTASRDANTIAFTYAVPELDEFPEAAWGEPAVILFGAFDGSEADADAEFGQLKTLADPIVDFSDTLPYVELQSLLDEDYPDGLRYYWKSVYVDDLNDEVIDHIVRTHGESPSALSTVDIWHLGGAIADRDPDETAFANRNAPYMVTYEANWEDPAMDDDNVAWGRTGISDLRQFRGVAGAYGNFPGFDEAPGDLLFGENYDRLVEIKTTYDPTNLFKLNQNIVPRGASADD; encoded by the coding sequence ATGGCAAAGGTGGGGCGGACAACTGACGGAGCAACGCCTGTCGAACTTACGGACGACGCGATTCAGGCGTTCGAAGCGCGGTTCGCTGGCCCGGTCATCACACCCGGCGACTCCGCATACGACGAGACGCGGGCGCTCTGGAACGGCGTCATCGACAAACGACCGGCGCTCATCGCACAGTGTACCGGGACGGCTGACGTGGTCGAAGCCGTCGCTCTCGCGCGCGAACACGACCTCTCGGTCGCGGTGCGCGGCGGCGGGCACAACGTCGCGGGCTACGCGAGCGTAGACGACGGGCTGGTCATCGACCTCTCGCCTATGACCGGCGTGTTTGTAGACCACGAGGCGCGGACGGTTCGCGTCCAAGGGGGTGCAACCCTCGGGCAGGTAGACCGCGAGACGCAACTGTTCGGCCTCGCCACACCGCTCGGCGTCGTCTCTGCGACTGGCGTGGCGGGACTCTCGCTGAACGGCGGGCTTGGTCATCTCCGGCGGAAATACGGCCTCGCGTGTGACAACATCGTCTCCGCGGAAATCGTCACCGCAGACGGGCAGGTGCGGACAGCGACCGTAGACCAGAACGACGACCTGTTCTGGGCGATTCGCGGCGGTGGCGGCAACTTCGGCATCGTCACGTCCTTCGAGTTCCGGCTGTACGAAGTCGGCCCGGAGATGCCAACGCTGTTCATCTGGTATCACGGCGACGACGCGGTTTCCGTGCTGAAAGCCTACCGCGAATACACGAAAACGGCGTCGCGCGACGCGAACACGATCGCGTTCACCTACGCGGTGCCCGAACTAGACGAGTTCCCAGAGGCCGCGTGGGGCGAGCCAGCCGTGATTCTGTTCGGTGCATTCGACGGGTCTGAAGCCGATGCAGACGCCGAGTTTGGCCAGCTCAAGACGCTCGCAGATCCGATTGTCGATTTCAGCGACACGCTCCCGTATGTGGAGTTACAATCCCTCCTTGACGAGGACTACCCCGATGGCTTGCGCTACTACTGGAAGTCCGTCTATGTAGACGACCTCAACGACGAGGTTATCGACCATATCGTCCGCACCCACGGCGAGTCACCGTCGGCGCTCTCGACGGTAGACATCTGGCACCTCGGCGGCGCGATTGCTGACCGCGACCCAGACGAGACGGCCTTTGCCAACCGCAACGCGCCGTACATGGTCACCTACGAGGCGAACTGGGAGGACCCCGCGATGGACGACGACAACGTCGCGTGGGGGAGAACTGGAATCAGCGACCTCCGCCAGTTCAGGGGCGTCGCTGGCGCGTACGGCAACTTCCCCGGCTTCGACGAAGCGCCCGGAGACCTCCTCTTTGGCGAGAACTACGACCGACTGGTCGAGATAAAAACGACGTACGACCCGACGAACCTGTTCAAACTGAATCAGAACATCGTCCCGCGCGGCGCGTCGGCCGACGACTAA
- a CDS encoding succinylglutamate desuccinylase/aspartoacylase domain-containing protein, which translates to MIVEQLGEGDPTIAVVAGIHGDEPCGVRAVERLLEEQPHVRQPVKLVIANEEALEAGVRFLDEDLNRTFPGDPDGDTHESRLAAMLADELDSCLTFSLHSTKSHAEPFAIFDDMTEYIKDIMPRLPISAVVETGNYVEGRLFTSVDTIEVECGLQGTRDAAENADRLTRAFLTATGVLPGDAPEKPVPHFRLQDKIPKGPAEEYEVFVENFEPVEAGKAFAAADGEVEVAREAFYPVLLSATGYRNVFGYTADYLGELRADV; encoded by the coding sequence ATGATAGTCGAACAGTTGGGGGAGGGTGACCCCACAATCGCCGTCGTTGCAGGTATCCACGGCGACGAACCCTGCGGCGTCCGAGCAGTCGAGCGATTGCTCGAAGAGCAACCGCACGTCCGCCAGCCGGTCAAACTCGTCATCGCAAACGAAGAAGCCCTCGAAGCCGGCGTCCGCTTTCTCGATGAAGACCTGAACCGAACGTTCCCCGGCGACCCAGACGGCGACACTCACGAATCGCGCCTCGCGGCGATGCTCGCAGACGAACTCGACTCCTGTCTTACCTTCTCGCTTCACTCCACGAAATCGCACGCAGAGCCGTTCGCCATCTTCGACGACATGACCGAGTACATCAAAGACATCATGCCGCGGCTTCCCATCTCGGCTGTCGTCGAGACGGGCAACTACGTCGAAGGCCGACTGTTCACGAGCGTCGATACCATCGAAGTCGAGTGTGGCCTTCAGGGCACGCGTGACGCCGCGGAGAACGCAGACCGCCTCACGCGGGCGTTCCTGACGGCGACGGGTGTGCTGCCGGGTGACGCCCCGGAAAAACCGGTGCCCCACTTCCGACTGCAGGACAAAATCCCGAAAGGCCCCGCAGAGGAGTACGAAGTGTTCGTCGAGAACTTCGAGCCAGTCGAGGCGGGAAAAGCGTTCGCGGCGGCCGACGGAGAGGTCGAAGTGGCGCGAGAAGCGTTCTATCCAGTGTTGCTCTCCGCGACGGGCTACAGAAACGTGTTCGGCTATACGGCCGACTACTTAGGCGAGTTGCGCGCAGACGTTTAG
- a CDS encoding DUF5820 family protein codes for MSSFESLPAGWEVWSEEEEGRIVLAFRPDVFNTQDFPPVCLPTLYLTQGRRNRRPGIEHQLRPDDPWYITLYLEPDVSRTAESFDTRADAVAGALALTERFAAGEYDYRSLYQVPREDYLNKLDELTGREA; via the coding sequence ATGAGTTCGTTCGAGTCACTCCCCGCTGGCTGGGAGGTCTGGTCTGAAGAGGAAGAGGGGCGCATCGTTCTCGCCTTCCGCCCTGACGTGTTCAACACCCAAGATTTCCCACCCGTGTGCCTGCCAACACTGTATCTTACCCAGGGACGGCGCAATCGTCGTCCCGGCATCGAACACCAACTGCGCCCTGACGACCCGTGGTACATCACGCTGTATCTGGAACCCGACGTGAGCCGAACCGCAGAATCGTTCGACACCCGCGCAGATGCCGTCGCGGGCGCACTCGCGCTCACAGAACGGTTCGCCGCGGGCGAGTACGACTACCGGAGTCTGTATCAGGTGCCCCGCGAGGACTACCTCAACAAACTGGACGAATTGACGGGGCGCGAGGCTTAA
- a CDS encoding PrkA family serine protein kinase — MTGDIDTLEILSEEYRESIPDDFRETRTFTWYLQEVLDHPRIARNAHQRVADMFDFYGTEYNEDAGIVEYKLATEDPLHEGENTFFGRVIHEAIHEFVNKVKSGARGLGPEKRIKLLLGPVGSGKSDFDRQVRHYYEDYTMREEGRMYTFQWTNLCDIIDDQDPADDHVRSPMNQDPLVLLPQAQRDQVLAQINENLDAPYTIRNEQALDPASEFYMDRLLENYDDNLQTVLENHVEIVRLVANENKRQCIETFEPKDKKNQDETELTGDVNYSKIAIYGESDPRAFDYSGAFCNANRGIFSGEELLKLQREFLYDFLHATQEQTIKPKNNPRMDIDQVIVGRTNMPEYREKKGDEKMEAFNDRTKRIDFPYVLQYEEEAKIYGKMLRNADVPDVHVEPHTLEMAGLFAVLTRIEQPSTEHVDLLQKAKAYNGETDDIDDVDVKKLQDEAATSADIGEGMDGISPRFIGDEIAETIMDSMHRGRQFLAPLTMFNHLETNLENHGSIPEENLERYHRYLEMVREEYKERAIEDVRHALAYDLDEIQRQGEKYMDHVMAYIDDDTVEDEITGRESGPDEKFLRSVEEKLDIPEDRKDDFRQEVSNWVSRRAREGTSFSPQDNERLRRALERKLWEDKKHNINFSALVSAGELDDEERNAWIDALVDQGYSLEGAKEVLEFAGAEVAKAEMEE; from the coding sequence ATGACAGGTGACATCGACACGTTAGAAATATTGAGCGAGGAGTACCGTGAGTCCATTCCGGACGATTTCCGCGAGACGCGGACGTTCACATGGTACTTACAGGAGGTTCTTGACCACCCTCGCATCGCCCGCAACGCACACCAGCGCGTCGCCGACATGTTCGACTTCTACGGCACAGAATACAACGAAGACGCCGGAATCGTCGAATACAAGCTGGCGACCGAAGACCCGCTCCACGAGGGTGAAAACACCTTCTTTGGCCGGGTCATCCACGAAGCGATCCACGAGTTCGTCAACAAGGTGAAAAGTGGTGCCCGCGGCCTCGGCCCGGAAAAACGCATCAAGCTACTGCTTGGCCCCGTCGGGTCGGGGAAATCCGACTTCGACCGGCAGGTTCGCCACTACTACGAAGACTACACCATGCGCGAAGAAGGCCGCATGTACACCTTCCAGTGGACGAACCTCTGTGACATCATCGACGACCAAGACCCGGCAGACGACCACGTCCGCTCGCCGATGAACCAAGACCCGCTCGTCCTCCTGCCGCAGGCACAGCGCGACCAGGTTTTAGCACAGATAAACGAGAATCTGGACGCGCCGTACACCATCCGCAACGAACAGGCGCTCGACCCGGCGAGCGAGTTCTACATGGACCGGTTGCTCGAAAACTACGACGACAACCTCCAGACGGTGCTCGAAAACCACGTCGAAATCGTCCGCCTCGTCGCGAATGAGAACAAACGCCAGTGCATCGAGACGTTCGAACCAAAGGACAAGAAAAACCAGGACGAAACCGAGCTGACCGGCGACGTCAACTACTCGAAAATCGCCATCTACGGCGAGTCCGACCCGCGTGCGTTCGACTACTCGGGGGCGTTCTGTAACGCGAACCGAGGTATCTTCTCGGGTGAAGAGTTGCTGAAACTCCAACGCGAGTTCCTCTACGACTTCCTGCACGCGACCCAAGAACAGACCATCAAGCCCAAAAACAACCCGCGGATGGACATCGACCAGGTCATCGTTGGCCGGACAAACATGCCCGAATACCGCGAGAAGAAGGGCGACGAGAAGATGGAGGCGTTCAACGACCGCACCAAACGCATCGACTTCCCGTACGTCCTCCAGTACGAAGAGGAGGCGAAAATCTACGGTAAGATGCTGCGCAACGCGGACGTGCCAGACGTGCACGTCGAACCGCACACACTGGAGATGGCGGGGCTGTTCGCCGTCCTCACGCGCATCGAGCAACCCTCGACCGAGCACGTAGACTTACTACAAAAGGCAAAAGCGTACAACGGCGAGACCGACGATATCGACGACGTTGACGTAAAGAAACTGCAAGACGAGGCTGCCACCTCCGCCGACATCGGTGAGGGAATGGACGGCATCTCGCCGCGGTTCATCGGCGACGAAATCGCAGAGACCATCATGGACTCGATGCACCGTGGCCGCCAGTTCCTCGCGCCGCTCACCATGTTCAATCACTTAGAGACGAACTTGGAGAATCACGGCTCGATTCCAGAAGAGAACTTAGAGCGCTACCACCGCTACCTCGAGATGGTGCGCGAAGAGTACAAAGAACGCGCCATCGAAGACGTGCGCCACGCGCTCGCCTACGACCTGGACGAAATCCAGCGCCAGGGCGAGAAGTACATGGACCACGTCATGGCGTACATCGACGACGATACCGTGGAAGACGAGATTACGGGCCGCGAGTCCGGCCCAGACGAGAAGTTCCTCCGCTCGGTTGAAGAAAAACTCGACATTCCCGAAGACCGCAAAGACGACTTCCGTCAGGAAGTGTCGAACTGGGTCTCGCGCCGGGCGCGCGAAGGGACGAGTTTCAGCCCGCAGGACAACGAACGGCTCCGCCGGGCGTTAGAACGCAAGCTGTGGGAAGACAAAAAGCACAACATCAACTTCTCGGCGCTGGTTTCCGCTGGGGAACTGGACGACGAGGAGCGCAACGCCTGGATAGACGCGCTCGTAGACCAGGGCTACTCGCTCGAAGGGGCGAAAGAAGTCCTCGAATTCGCTGGCGCAGAGGTCGCAAAGGCGGAGATGGAGGAGTGA
- a CDS encoding succinylglutamate desuccinylase/aspartoacylase domain-containing protein, with amino-acid sequence MRVHTLGSGDPEFAVVACLHGDELCGKNAIERFLAAEFPVKKPLKLVIANEEAIAEGERFIDEDLNRAFPGHENASSHESRLAAAVLDELDDLQVLDLHATVSFPEPFVFYKRLTPRTRRLLQATGLSRAVNISHVGGGLINHVDGVAVECGLKGSEEASDHAYDVLVNFLASYGIIDHEHVRSDPDVYRVTEVVPGAGYEFLGVNFEEVEAGEVYATKEGEPEKVADQPFFPVLMSTGGYDHLIGFAAQHLGVLSSLEDESDDD; translated from the coding sequence ATGCGTGTGCACACACTCGGTTCGGGCGACCCGGAGTTTGCGGTTGTCGCGTGCCTTCACGGAGACGAACTGTGCGGAAAGAACGCCATCGAACGCTTTCTCGCGGCGGAGTTCCCCGTCAAAAAACCGCTCAAACTCGTCATCGCAAACGAGGAAGCCATCGCGGAGGGCGAGCGCTTCATCGATGAAGACCTGAACCGGGCGTTCCCGGGTCATGAAAACGCATCGTCCCACGAAAGCCGACTTGCCGCCGCCGTCCTCGACGAACTCGACGACCTGCAGGTTCTCGACCTCCACGCGACGGTGTCGTTCCCCGAACCGTTCGTGTTCTATAAACGGTTAACGCCGCGAACGAGACGGCTCTTACAGGCCACCGGCCTCAGCCGGGCGGTGAACATCAGCCACGTCGGCGGCGGGCTCATCAACCACGTCGATGGCGTCGCCGTCGAATGCGGACTGAAAGGGAGCGAGGAAGCAAGCGACCACGCGTACGACGTACTCGTAAACTTCCTCGCCTCCTACGGCATCATCGACCACGAGCACGTACGTTCCGACCCCGACGTGTACCGCGTGACGGAGGTCGTTCCGGGTGCAGGCTACGAATTCTTAGGTGTGAATTTCGAGGAGGTCGAGGCAGGCGAGGTGTACGCGACCAAAGAGGGGGAACCCGAAAAAGTCGCAGACCAGCCGTTTTTCCCGGTGTTGATGTCCACGGGCGGGTACGACCACCTGATAGGGTTTGCCGCCCAGCACCTCGGTGTGCTATCGTCGCTCGAAGACGAGTCAGACGACGACTGA
- a CDS encoding PrkA family serine protein kinase, with the protein MSNGTEYIAAANEALREAYEQPMSLAEYVDVILENPRLASHATKYLLEAIESAGTRTVVENGEEKQRYCFFDDPSHDGEHAILGNTESLNAFVDDLRSIAARRGKDEKIIWLHGPTATGKSELKRCLINGLQAYSMTEEGRRYTVEWNISSANTSGGLTYGDEIELAEDDWYESPVQVHPLTVFPREVRAELLKELNARPGDHIDVVVEGRLDPFCREAYNFLEEKYRREGKHDLFSAITDPKHLRVKNYVVDIGHGVGVLHSEDDGTPKERLVGSWMAGMLRELDSRGRKNPQAFSYDGVLSQGNSVITVVEDAAQHADLLQRLLNVPDESQVKLDKGIGMDIDTQLVIISNPDLEARLNQHAERNDQDPLKALKRRLDKHEFGYLTNLSLEAELVHREVTNERQVWTFKEYDEVGALIRQPVRLQVRGGDRDTVVEKELAPHAIEAAALYSVVTRLDNEDLPAGLTLVDKALLFDQGYLQEGDERRDIDDFEFDPDSHDGERGIPVTFTRDIIADLLNHEQDRYHATLPVEHVIMPRDLLNAMAKGLAEAPVFSAGERAEFENRVVTVKKHIFDQQEQDVLQAIMREKRVDEATVEEYIEHVYAWANDEQIVNARGESVDPDPLKMKIFETEHLGRFDGEDYRSNNPTAPVEDFRREKIITALNRHAWQNRDEDFHVRDVNLKEIPIIKTVLEMHDWDDVKRIYPDFNPRQWDDPATGTETTAVKARTIANMVELFDYSEASAELTSRHVMKEVVHKWD; encoded by the coding sequence GTGAGCAATGGAACCGAATACATCGCCGCGGCGAACGAGGCCCTTCGGGAAGCCTACGAACAGCCGATGTCTCTGGCTGAGTACGTAGACGTTATCCTCGAAAATCCGCGGTTGGCGAGCCACGCGACCAAGTATCTCCTCGAAGCAATCGAGAGCGCAGGGACGCGCACGGTGGTCGAAAACGGCGAGGAGAAACAGCGTTACTGTTTCTTCGACGACCCCTCACACGACGGCGAGCACGCGATTCTTGGTAACACGGAATCGCTCAACGCCTTCGTCGACGACCTTCGGTCGATTGCGGCCAGACGGGGCAAAGATGAGAAAATCATCTGGCTCCACGGCCCGACGGCGACTGGTAAGTCAGAACTCAAACGCTGTCTGATAAACGGGTTGCAGGCCTACTCGATGACCGAGGAGGGCCGGCGGTACACCGTCGAGTGGAACATTAGTTCAGCGAACACCTCCGGTGGACTCACTTACGGTGACGAAATCGAACTCGCGGAAGACGACTGGTACGAGAGTCCAGTGCAGGTACACCCGCTCACGGTCTTCCCGCGTGAGGTTCGCGCGGAGTTACTGAAAGAACTCAACGCCCGGCCGGGCGATCACATCGACGTGGTCGTCGAAGGCCGACTCGACCCATTCTGCCGCGAGGCGTACAACTTCCTCGAGGAGAAGTACCGCCGCGAGGGCAAACACGACCTCTTCAGCGCAATCACGGACCCAAAACACCTGCGCGTGAAGAACTACGTCGTGGACATTGGACACGGCGTTGGCGTGCTCCACTCAGAAGACGACGGGACGCCCAAAGAGCGGCTCGTCGGCTCGTGGATGGCTGGGATGCTCCGCGAACTCGACTCGCGCGGGCGCAAGAATCCACAGGCGTTCAGCTACGACGGCGTGCTCTCACAGGGCAACAGCGTCATCACGGTGGTCGAAGACGCCGCTCAGCACGCAGACTTACTTCAGCGGCTGCTCAACGTGCCCGACGAGTCGCAGGTAAAACTCGATAAGGGCATCGGGATGGACATCGACACGCAGTTGGTCATCATCTCGAACCCCGACTTAGAGGCGCGACTCAACCAGCACGCAGAGCGCAACGACCAAGACCCGCTGAAGGCGCTCAAACGCCGCCTCGACAAACACGAGTTTGGCTACCTGACGAACCTGAGTCTGGAAGCCGAACTCGTCCACCGCGAGGTGACGAACGAACGCCAAGTGTGGACCTTCAAAGAGTACGATGAGGTCGGCGCACTCATCCGACAACCGGTGCGCCTCCAGGTGCGTGGCGGTGACCGCGACACGGTCGTCGAAAAAGAGCTCGCACCCCACGCCATCGAGGCGGCGGCGCTCTACAGCGTCGTCACACGCCTCGACAACGAAGACCTGCCTGCGGGCTTGACCCTCGTGGACAAGGCGCTGTTGTTCGACCAGGGCTACCTCCAAGAGGGCGACGAGCGCCGAGACATCGACGACTTCGAATTCGACCCGGACAGCCATGACGGCGAGCGCGGGATTCCTGTCACCTTCACCCGCGACATCATCGCAGACCTGCTCAACCACGAGCAAGACCGCTATCATGCGACGCTCCCGGTCGAACACGTCATCATGCCGCGCGACCTGCTGAACGCGATGGCGAAAGGCCTCGCAGAGGCCCCGGTGTTCTCCGCTGGCGAGCGCGCCGAGTTTGAAAACCGCGTCGTGACCGTGAAAAAGCACATCTTCGACCAGCAAGAACAGGACGTGCTCCAGGCGATAATGCGCGAAAAGCGCGTGGACGAAGCCACCGTCGAGGAGTACATCGAACACGTCTACGCGTGGGCGAACGACGAGCAAATTGTGAACGCTCGCGGCGAGTCGGTCGACCCCGACCCGCTCAAGATGAAGATTTTCGAGACCGAGCACCTCGGACGGTTCGACGGTGAGGACTACCGGTCGAACAACCCAACCGCACCGGTCGAAGACTTCCGCCGCGAGAAAATCATCACGGCGTTAAACCGCCACGCGTGGCAAAATCGCGACGAAGATTTCCACGTCCGGGACGTGAACTTGAAAGAAATCCCTATCATCAAGACCGTGCTCGAAATGCACGACTGGGACGATGTCAAGCGGATTTACCCGGACTTCAACCCTCGGCAGTGGGACGACCCGGCAACGGGGACGGAAACGACGGCGGTGAAAGCCCGCACCATCGCAAACATGGTCGAACTGTTCGACTACTCTGAGGCCTCTGCGGAGCTCACGAGCCGTCATGTCATGAAAGAGGTGGTACACAAATGGGACTGA
- a CDS encoding DUF309 domain-containing protein codes for MDDHTRDPSVKPPRGNPTGWRADGQWEHATLRRAVVHGVRLYNSGEFHESHDCFEDEWYNYGAGKRESKFLHGMVQVAAGAYKHFDFEDNAGMRSLFTTSLQYLQGVPHDYYGVDVLDVRTVLTNALTDPTVLHGWQIRLDDALPTAREEDFAYAQALDH; via the coding sequence ATGGACGACCACACCCGCGACCCCTCCGTGAAACCGCCGCGTGGAAACCCCACCGGCTGGCGCGCAGACGGCCAGTGGGAACACGCCACGCTCCGGCGAGCCGTCGTCCACGGGGTGCGCCTCTACAACTCGGGCGAGTTCCACGAGAGCCACGACTGTTTCGAAGACGAGTGGTACAACTACGGCGCGGGAAAGAGGGAGAGCAAGTTTTTACACGGGATGGTACAGGTCGCCGCGGGTGCGTACAAGCACTTCGACTTCGAGGACAACGCGGGCATGCGCTCGCTGTTTACGACCTCGCTTCAGTATCTCCAGGGCGTCCCACACGACTACTACGGCGTGGACGTACTCGACGTGCGCACCGTGTTGACGAACGCACTCACCGACCCGACGGTGCTCCACGGCTGGCAGATTCGACTCGACGACGCACTACCGACGGCGAGAGAAGAAGACTTCGCGTACGCGCAAGCGCTTGACCACTGA
- a CDS encoding MFS transporter: MAVSTWRSYGVLSGLFLLAAGFIAYAIAPASVLPLFMESFFIDRPTASASISAVFFTWALLQIPGGYVLDRYDNRQLVLGGGAVFLLVAASSAVVTSYPLFVALRLLSGACAVFIVVGSVNVLSRTVTEANRSLSLSLFIASPPLGVALAQFAGPQFALLSSWRAALFAYTVLALVGYLLFFFSLRDPIPVSGRVSIRQFATTLRNPYVLLISVANLCTYAVWTFLTTWMPSYGTDVLGINLAAAGAATALVPLAGIVARPGGGWLSEFLNGRLRLVILVSFAATVPMLYGLSSAPSPVVFALFLALAGAAVNLSVGLYLVYVNRLTDATTQGTSLSVLLTFSQVGNLIAPVLGGWVITQFSWAAGFGFAGVLAVLGFVTILFAPATRDSVARPRTE, from the coding sequence ATGGCGGTGTCAACATGGCGGAGCTACGGCGTTCTCAGCGGGTTATTTTTGCTCGCTGCGGGGTTCATCGCTTACGCAATCGCACCAGCGAGTGTTTTGCCGCTGTTCATGGAGTCGTTTTTCATCGACAGACCGACGGCGAGTGCGTCGATTAGCGCCGTGTTTTTCACGTGGGCGCTGTTGCAGATTCCGGGCGGCTACGTGCTTGACCGCTACGACAACCGACAACTGGTCCTCGGCGGCGGCGCGGTGTTCCTCCTTGTGGCCGCAAGTAGCGCAGTCGTGACATCGTATCCATTGTTCGTGGCGCTTCGACTGCTGAGCGGTGCCTGCGCCGTGTTCATCGTCGTTGGGAGCGTGAACGTGCTCAGCCGCACCGTCACAGAGGCAAACCGTTCCCTCAGCCTCAGTCTCTTTATTGCAAGCCCGCCACTCGGCGTCGCACTCGCTCAATTCGCGGGACCACAGTTCGCGCTCCTCTCCAGTTGGCGAGCCGCGCTTTTCGCCTACACCGTGCTTGCGCTCGTGGGCTATCTTCTCTTTTTCTTCTCTCTGCGTGACCCCATCCCCGTGAGCGGCCGGGTGTCGATTCGACAATTCGCAACGACGCTTCGCAATCCGTACGTGTTGCTCATCTCTGTAGCCAATCTCTGTACCTACGCGGTGTGGACATTCCTCACGACGTGGATGCCGAGTTACGGCACAGACGTGCTTGGCATCAACCTCGCTGCGGCAGGGGCAGCCACAGCCCTCGTTCCACTCGCAGGAATCGTCGCGCGCCCCGGCGGTGGCTGGCTGTCCGAATTTCTCAACGGACGGTTGCGACTCGTCATCCTCGTTTCGTTCGCGGCGACGGTTCCAATGCTCTACGGGCTGAGCAGTGCGCCCTCGCCGGTGGTGTTCGCGCTATTTCTTGCCTTGGCCGGCGCGGCGGTCAACCTCTCTGTTGGCCTCTATCTCGTCTACGTAAACCGGCTCACTGACGCCACAACGCAAGGAACGAGTCTGTCTGTGCTACTTACCTTCTCGCAAGTTGGCAACCTCATCGCCCCGGTGCTCGGCGGCTGGGTCATCACGCAATTCTCGTGGGCGGCGGGGTTCGGGTTCGCCGGTGTGCTCGCAGTACTTGGGTTCGTCACCATTTTGTTCGCCCCCGCGACCCGTGACTCCGTGGCTCGTCCACGCACCGAGTAG
- a CDS encoding UPF0179 family protein has translation MPKVSLIGSRLAEVGTEFIYQGESSACEGCPYRNQCLNLTEGTRYEVTGIRKNAQTLDCAVHDAGVKAVEVEAVSVYANVAARGAYAGSKATLPGPCPYTECPSHEYCVPMGANFDTEYQIEEIVGEPPHDYCMLDRDLTLVKLAPEGE, from the coding sequence ATGCCGAAGGTCTCGCTCATCGGTTCGCGGCTCGCGGAAGTTGGCACGGAGTTCATATACCAAGGTGAATCGAGTGCCTGCGAGGGGTGTCCCTACCGCAATCAATGTCTCAATCTGACGGAAGGGACGCGCTACGAAGTGACCGGTATCCGCAAAAACGCCCAGACGCTCGACTGTGCGGTCCACGACGCCGGCGTCAAAGCCGTAGAAGTCGAAGCCGTCTCCGTCTACGCGAACGTCGCCGCCCGCGGCGCGTACGCCGGGAGTAAAGCTACCCTACCGGGGCCGTGTCCGTACACCGAGTGCCCGAGCCACGAGTACTGCGTCCCGATGGGTGCAAATTTCGATACGGAGTACCAAATCGAAGAAATCGTCGGGGAGCCACCCCACGACTACTGCATGTTAGACCGCGACTTGACGCTCGTGAAACTCGCCCCCGAAGGCGAGTAA